The following proteins are co-located in the Tardibacter chloracetimidivorans genome:
- the ntrX gene encoding nitrogen assimilation response regulator NtrX, whose protein sequence is MALEVLIVDDEADIRELVAGVLEDEGYQTRSAANSDDALTALSERRPSLVLLDVWLHGSKLDGLDLLAEIKQRDPTLPVVVISGHGNIETAVTAIKRGASDFLEKPFEASQLVLVVARATETDRLRRENETLRSRVGADEELTGNSPAINNVRATLKRVAVTGSRVLISGPAGAGKEVAARILHLWSARANGPFIVVSSARMEPEWVEEQLFGKEEGGELVRPGLLEQAHGGTLFLDEVADMPLTTQGKILRVMTEQTFSRIGGSRLVKVDVRVISSTARDLQDEIAHGRFREDLLYRLNVVPVHLPALSERRDDIMPLIDHFLTRYAAERRVPVPELASETVAALQSYDWPGNVRQLRNVVERTLILTPPERLGRIDPDLLPAEVLSDQERLSPEQAVKSIIATPLREARESFEREYLKAQIRRFSGNVSRTAAFIGMERSALHRKLKALGLTENEREEEEE, encoded by the coding sequence ATGGCTCTTGAAGTATTGATCGTCGACGATGAGGCGGACATCCGCGAGCTGGTCGCCGGCGTCCTTGAAGACGAGGGCTATCAGACGCGAAGTGCGGCGAACAGCGACGACGCGCTCACCGCCCTGTCGGAGCGCCGCCCCTCGCTCGTCCTGCTGGACGTCTGGCTTCACGGTTCGAAGCTGGACGGGCTGGACCTGCTCGCCGAGATCAAGCAGCGCGATCCGACGCTGCCGGTGGTGGTGATTTCCGGCCATGGCAATATCGAGACGGCGGTCACCGCCATCAAGCGCGGCGCGTCGGACTTTCTGGAAAAGCCGTTCGAGGCCAGCCAGCTTGTGCTGGTGGTCGCGCGGGCGACCGAGACCGACCGGCTGCGGAGAGAAAACGAGACGCTCAGGAGCAGGGTAGGGGCCGATGAGGAACTGACCGGCAATTCCCCCGCCATCAACAATGTCCGGGCGACGTTGAAGCGAGTCGCCGTTACCGGCAGCCGTGTTCTGATCAGCGGTCCCGCAGGCGCGGGCAAGGAAGTCGCGGCGCGAATCCTCCACCTCTGGAGCGCGCGCGCCAATGGCCCCTTCATCGTCGTTTCTTCCGCCCGGATGGAGCCTGAATGGGTGGAAGAGCAGCTTTTCGGCAAGGAGGAAGGCGGCGAGCTTGTCCGCCCCGGCCTGCTGGAACAGGCGCATGGCGGGACGCTGTTCCTCGACGAGGTCGCCGACATGCCACTCACCACCCAGGGCAAGATCCTGCGGGTGATGACGGAGCAGACCTTCTCCCGCATCGGCGGCAGCCGCCTGGTTAAGGTGGACGTCCGGGTCATATCCTCCACCGCGCGTGATCTTCAGGACGAGATCGCGCACGGCCGGTTCCGCGAGGACCTGCTCTATCGGCTAAACGTGGTGCCGGTGCATCTTCCCGCCCTGTCGGAGAGGCGCGACGACATCATGCCGCTGATCGACCATTTCCTGACGCGCTACGCCGCCGAACGGCGTGTGCCGGTGCCCGAACTGGCATCGGAGACGGTTGCCGCGCTGCAGTCCTACGACTGGCCGGGCAATGTCCGGCAACTCCGGAACGTCGTGGAACGGACGCTGATTCTCACCCCGCCGGAGCGGCTCGGCCGGATCGATCCCGATCTCCTGCCCGCCGAGGTGCTGAGCGATCAGGAGCGGCTTTCGCCCGAACAGGCGGTCAAATCCATTATCGCCACGCCGCTGCGGGAGGCGCGGGAATCCTTCGAGCGCGAATATCTGAAAGCGCAGATCAGGCGATTTTCGGGAAACGTCTCGCGGACAGCCGCGTTCATCGGCATGGAAAGGTCTGCGCTTCACCGCAAATTAAAGGCGCTGGGGCTCACCGAAAATGAACGGGAGGAAGAAGAGGAATAG